From the genome of Campylobacter concisus:
GCTTGCAAAGCAAGATTTTTCTTCGCTTGAGCTTGAGATTTGGTCGCAGAAATTTAAAGAATACGCAGAGTTTGAAAATGAACGTTTAAGTGCTGGCTTTAGGGTGCTTGAGTGTGAAAAAGATATAGAGAGTGATTTTTGTGATGTAAAGATAAAAGGTATTATCGATAGAATCGATACTAACCCTGATGGTGAGCCTTTTATATTTGATTATAAAACTGGTGAGGCAAATGCGAACTCGCTTCAGCTTGCATTTATGAAGCACTTTATGGTAGTGAGGTAAAAAGTGCTTACTTTGCTCTAAAGAATGAACCTGTGCTTATTAGCTCAAAAAAAAGCGTGGATGATCTAAAGGCTGAGATAGAAAATCTAAAGAGCATAAATAACACTAAGATAAATTTTGAAAGAAAGAGCGGAGCTTGCAAATTTTGCGAGTATGCCATACTTTGTAGGAGAGAGTTATGAAAGATTTTTTAGCCCTAAAAGCAAGTGCAGGAAGCGGGAAAACATTCGCTTTAAGTGTTCGTTATATCGCTTTGGTGCTTAGAGGCGAAAATATAAACGAGGTCATCGCTCTAACCTTCACCAAAAAAGCGGCCAATGAGATGAAAGAGCGCATAATCACAACTTTTTTGGACTTGCAAAACAAAAAAGACGAGCTTGATAAGCTTTGCAAAGAGCTTAGCTTGAGCCAAGATGAGGTCATAAAAAGACGCGATGAGAAGCTTGATAGGTTTTTGCAAAGTGAGCTAAAAATTTATACATTTGATGCATTTTTCTCTGGAATCCTAAAGAAATTTAGTCAAAATTTAGGGCTTAGTCCTGATTACAGCGTGCAAGATAGCTTGCAAGATCTGGCATGGAAAAAATTTGTAAAAGAGGCAAGCAAAGATCAAAAGCTTCTTAGTGAGCTTGCACTCATGATGATAATCTCAAGCCAAAAAGAGGCGAGTTTTTCACAGACTTTGGCTAAATTCTATGAGAGCTTTGGCGGTGAGCTAAAAGATAGTGGTGCAAGCTATCCAGATGATAGCAAGGTAAGAGCAGCACAAAAGGAGATAAGTGAGCATATAGCCTTGCAAAATGGTGCTAGCGATACGGCCAAAAAGACATTTAAAGAACAAAATTTATTTGAGCTTTTTAAAAATAAGGTCTTTGAAAGAGAGAGCCTAGATTACCGCACTTTTAGCAAAATTTATACAAGTGAGCTTGATAGGCTCTTTAACGAGCTAAAAGAGGCGGCAAAAGAGTATATTTTGGAGGTTGAAAGATACAGACTTAGTGGCTTTAGCAAGCTCTTAAATGTTTATAAATACTCAAATTTAGAGCTAAATAAAGAGATAAATGCTCTAAGTTTTGCTGATATAAATAAGCTGGTCTTTAAGCTTTTGGTTGAAAATTTTGATAAAGATGTGCTTTATTTCAGGCTTGATGGCCACATAAATCACCTTTTGATAGATGAGTTTCAAGATACAAATGTGATCCAATATGAGATCATCTTGCCAATTATCAATGAAATCGTTTCAGGATACGGGCAAAACGGGCTTGGAAGCTTCTTTTATGTTGGAGATACGAAGCAGAGTATCTATAAATTTAGGGGCGGTAAAAAAGAGCTTTTCGATAAGCTTGGAGAGAAATTTGAGCAAATTTTGGTGGAAAATTTGCCTAGCAACTACCGCAGTTTAAAGGCTTTAGTGAAATTTAATAACGCTATTTTTGAAGAAATTTATCATAGATATGGACTTAGTTTTGAGCCACAAGAGCCAGCTAAAAAAGATAAGGAGCTAAGCTACAAAGTAAGTGGCGAGTGTCCTTATTTTGAGGTCAAGGAAGATGACTATGGCTACTTGCGTGTGCTAAGTGACGAGGATATCGCGGGTACAGTAGTTTCACAAGTAAAAGAGCTGATCGCTGCTGGCGTAAATGCAAGTGAGATAACTGTGCTTTGCTGGAAAAATAGTGACATCAGCCTCATCTCAGAGGTGCTTAGCGTTGAGGGGATAAAAAGCGTAAATGAAGGCACCTTGGAGCTAAAGCGAACGCCGTTTGTTGCAGCGATCATCGAGTATGCGAAATTTTGTCTTTTTGGTGAAGAAATTTATGAAAAAAATGTAAAAGCACTTGTAAATACAAATCCTAAAAGGCTAAAAATAAAAGCCGAAGATAGTGCGACAAAAAGCCTATTTTATCTAGCAAAAAATTTATATATAAATATGGCTGATGTTGATATTTTAAGGCTTTTTGAGTTAAGCAGTGGCTATAAAAATTTAAGTG
Proteins encoded in this window:
- a CDS encoding recombinase RecB, with the protein product MKDFLALKASAGSGKTFALSVRYIALVLRGENINEVIALTFTKKAANEMKERIITTFLDLQNKKDELDKLCKELSLSQDEVIKRRDEKLDRFLQSELKIYTFDAFFSGILKKFSQNLGLSPDYSVQDSLQDLAWKKFVKEASKDQKLLSELALMMIISSQKEASFSQTLAKFYESFGGELKDSGASYPDDSKVRAAQKEISEHIALQNGASDTAKKTFKEQNLFELFKNKVFERESLDYRTFSKIYTSELDRLFNELKEAAKEYILEVERYRLSGFSKLLNVYKYSNLELNKEINALSFADINKLVFKLLVENFDKDVLYFRLDGHINHLLIDEFQDTNVIQYEIILPIINEIVSGYGQNGLGSFFYVGDTKQSIYKFRGGKKELFDKLGEKFEQILVENLPSNYRSLKALVKFNNAIFEEIYHRYGLSFEPQEPAKKDKELSYKVSGECPYFEVKEDDYGYLRVLSDEDIAGTVVSQVKELIAAGVNASEITVLCWKNSDISLISEVLSVEGIKSVNEGTLELKRTPFVAAIIEYAKFCLFGEEIYEKNVKALVNTNPKRLKIKAEDSATKSLFYLAKNLYINMADVDILRLFELSSGYKNLSDFIFNLENFSSKISPKSSDGVRVMTVHKSKGLEFAHVIVCDMMSKGRGDDSNFITEYSEKGEWIVKSRISGRENFDPEYAGVLEQIKELEKQENINKIYVAFTRATKSLIIIKQAAPSGNSPSFFSFYTRSDKSEVNDYLDLKEFSFGKILPSKSEQKEATKDEKMPEILKIERQDVEAREQKTSGKNLEAIYFGLAFHYLLEMSEKFDENSLLKAKSLMLNKFYKFLSLDRLEDTFKRAKMLINEPKFLECIKDKGIYKEQPFKVKNELKQMDLFCIGESEICVIDYKTTDKNIEENKKQVGEYKEALSKFYPKHSIIAVIFYALDGKISYIEV